The Clostridia bacterium genome contains the following window.
AGATACTTGAGGACGGTATTTTAACGGACGCGCAGGGACGAAGAGTAGACTTTAAGAACGCGATAATCATTATGACCTCTAATGTCGGCGCAAAGAGCATAACCGACAAAAGGCGCCTGGGCTTTGAGCAGAGCGACAACAACGAGGAGGCCGATTATAAGAAGATAAAGTCGGCCGTTATGACGGAATTAAAGCGCACGTTCAGACCTGAGTTCTTAAACCGCGTGGACGACATAATCGTATTCCATCAGCTCTCGCATGACGATATACGCCTCATCGCCTCGAAGATGATCGATAATCTCATATCGCGTCTGTTGACGCTCCAGATAGGGCTCAAAGTCGATGACGACGTTATCTCCTACATCAGCGAAGCGGGCTTTGATAAGGTATACGGCGCAAGGCCGCTAAGACGCGCGATCCAGAATTATATGGAGGACGCGCTGGCCGAAAACCTGCTCTCGGGCGACATTGCCGCGGGCGACAACGTGACGGCAAAGATGAAAGACGGACAGATCATTTTTGCAAAATAAAATAATTTAACGAAGACAACGGGAATGCGGCAAAACAGCCTCTTTTAAAAAACGCATAAAAGAAAGACGCTTTCACGGGAATATACATCCCTTTGAAAGCGTCTTTTCATTTGTTTTTAAGCGAAATGTTTGTGCTGTTTGCCATCGGATCTATATTTTCGCCTCATCCGTCTTTTAATTATATGCTAAGCCTAATCGCCGCGTCCCCTCGCACCCGGGCGCTGCCCCCCGGTAAAAAGGCATGGCATTTTTTATAACTGCGGCGGTGCGCTTTCGCCTTGCATCGGCGTGTTTTCGCCGATTTCTCTCATTTCGTGGCGCGCGTCGCCCTTAGGCGGCGCATTTTCGCCGGCTTCTCCCATTTCGGGGCGCGCGTCGCCCTTAGGCGGCGCGTTTTCGCCGAATTCTCCCATTTCGGGGCGCGCGTCGCCCTTAGGCGGCGCGTTTTCGCTGACTTCTCCCATTTCGGGGCGCGCTTCGCTTTGCGGCGGCGCGCTTTCGCCGCCTTCTCCCATTTCGGGGCGCGCTTCGCTTTGCGGCGGCGCGCTTTCGCCGCCTTCTCCCATTTCGGGACGCGCGTCATTCTGCGGCGGCGCGTTTTCGCCGGCTTCTCCCATTTCGGGGCGTGCGTCATTCTGCGGCGGCGCGCTTTCATAATTTATAATGTTTTCTTCAACGACCGCTTCACTGCGCGCATCTTGTCTGCCTTCCCAAACGTGCGGCTTTTGCTCATTTATGCTCGGTCTTACATTCGAGGCGCTTGCCTCCGACGTGATCTTACCGGACGAGATCTCGCCTTGCGGCGTTACCTCGGAAAATGTCGGTCCGCTTTCGTTTCCCGTCCCTGTATCCGCCAAAGGATCGGCGCCGTGCGGCAAAGCTATGCCCTCACGCTCGAATATATATCGTCCCGGGCTTTTCCTTTCTTCACGCGCAAGTCCGCGTTCTTCACGGCTCATTTCCATCGTATAAAGCGGCACGTCTTCTCTCAATGCGCCTACCGAGCTTTCGACTGCGGCGCTTATGCGCTCGCTCTGCGAAGGCGTATCTGACGCAACGCCCGCTATAATGTAGCTTTCATCCGAGTCAAGATACCCTTTCGTTTCGAGCGTCTTTATCGTTTCATCAAGCGAATCCTCCATTTTCATATTCATTATCTCGTCCGAAATTATTTTCGTAAGCTCCTCGCTGTCCTCGTTAAGAGCGGCAACCGCAATAACGCGCCCCAGCCTGTTTATAGATATTTCTACCGACGTTTCACCCACGTCGAGCGAGACGTACGCCGAGGCGGGAACTGTAAGATAGCCGTAGGAACCGCCCAATATGACTAACGCCATAAAGGCTGCCGCAACTGATTTGAACCACTTTCTCTTCCTTAGGGGCAGCTTTGTAATTTCAGCGTCAAGCTCTATCGTTTCGCCGATCTCGCCGCTTGCCGCCGCAGTCACGACAACGCCGTCCTCACGAAGCAGCGCGCAGAGACCGCCGCGCTTTTCAAGTATTATCGCTTTCATTACAGTCACCCCCTTCGTATGTAGTCGATATACGACGCAAGTATCGGAAACTCGCCGTCCAAAATCTCCGCCGAGGCTATTATGTATCGACGGTGGCGGTCAAGGATCTTTTTCACGACGCCGCTTGCCTCAAAGAGCTCCTTTATCGGAAGCATTCTTTTAAGCCTCATTTTCGCCATAAGCGCGGCGCTCGCTATAAGCGCGCGCACCGCCGTGCGGCAGCTTGCTTTCGTTTTTTGCGATTTCGGCGAGCATTCGGCCAGATCGAAAAAAGAAAAGCCGTATTCTTTAAGTATGGCCTGCATCGCGGCTATCTCTTCTCTCGCACGGCTTGCCTCGTCGTCTTGGGCTGCCGTCTCCATCGAGCTTTTCGCGATCCTTACGCCTACAACATTTTCCAAAGGCCCGCGCTCGCCGCCGTCTTCGCCGAAGGCCTCCGGTGAAACGGAAAGCTCCAAAGCGGCCTTGCCGCTTGCTCGCATTTCATCCGTAAGCCGCCGCTTTATTACGAGCGCGGCAAAAAAATCAAATGTGCCTTTTCCCTCATCATATCCTTTTACGGCCTCCGAAAACGCAAGAAGGGCCGTTGACCATTCGTCGTCGCTTTCCGTAACGTATCTTCCTGTCGTTTTGGATGCAAC
Protein-coding sequences here:
- a CDS encoding RNA polymerase subunit sigma; protein product: MNDPNKLIMAAKTDERAFEELLNEKKAWILSVASKTTGRYVTESDDEWSTALLAFSEAVKGYDEGKGTFDFFAALVIKRRLTDEMRASGKAALELSVSPEAFGEDGGERGPLENVVGVRIAKSSMETAAQDDEASRAREEIAAMQAILKEYGFSFFDLAECSPKSQKTKASCRTAVRALIASAALMAKMRLKRMLPIKELFEASGVVKKILDRHRRYIIASAEILDGEFPILASYIDYIRRG